Sequence from the Fulvivirga ligni genome:
AAGCATGGTAGGAATGGCGAAAAGTAACGATCCATAAAATACAAAGCCTTTACCTCCGATAAGTCCTTTAGGATGATCAATATAATGGGAAGGATTCTCGAAAAATAGGAATACTTTGCCTCCTACAAAAGCTGCTATAAGTATCAGTAGGAAGAAATTGTTTATGGTTTCAAATGACAAACCATACTTTTTTCTGGTTTTGATAGTGAGATAAGTGACTCCTGAAATGGCGCCTAGCACAATGAAAAAACCATATGAGTGAACCGTGAAATAATCTCCAAAAATACCTGATAGAAACTCAGGCATCTTTATTTTAAACAGTGTAGGGTGCATGAATGAATATCCTTTGCAGTAAAGCTAATATAATTTTCCTTTTTAAACCATTTAGAGGTTCTTTGCGAAATGTTATCGAAAGGAGTGATTTATATGCTGGTGGCGGGCTTTTTTTTTCGCTACTATGAATGTTTTTGTGAAGCTGGTTCCTGATATTCCAGCGGTGGAGGTAGTGCTGTTCAGGTCGGCTGTTTCTTTTATTTTGAGTCTGGTGATATTAAAATCTTCAGGGGTAAATATCTGGGGTAAGAATAAACCCATCTTGCTGGCCCGTGGTGCGGCTGGTGCTGTGGCTCTGGTGCTTTACTTTGCTACCATACAGGCCATTCCTTTAGCTAGTGCTGTTACTCTTCAGTTTTTGTCACCTATTTTCACTAGTATACTAGGTATTTTTATTGTTAAAGAAAAGGTGAAGCCCCTGCAATGGCTATTCTTTCTAGTTGCATTCATTGGCATTCTCATGATAAAAGGCTTTGATGATAGAATATCATCCTGGTTTCTTGGTATCGGGGTGGTTGCAGCGGCATTATCTGGGCTGGCTTATAATTTCATAAGAAAGCTAAACACTAGTGAGCATCCACTGGTTATAGTGTTTTATTTTCCGTTAGTAACTATGCCTGTTACGGGTATTTACTCAGCGTTTGACTGGGTGCCTCCAGTAGGATGGCAGTGGTTTTTTCTGCTTATGATTGGTTTGCTCACCCAGGTAGCTCAGTACTTCATGACCAAGTCATACCAGCTTGAGGAGTTATCTAAAGTGTCGAGCCTGCAGTATCTGAATATAATTTATGCTTTACTATATGGCTGGTTGATATTCCGTGAATCATTTAATGTTATGACTTATGCGGGTATGCTGGTGGTAATAGTTGGAGTGGTTCTAAACGTCTGGTATAAACATAGTCTAACGGTGAGGAAATCAACTGAATAAACAAAATTTTTCAATATGTCAGGACATAGTAAGTGGTCTACCATAAAGAGAAAAAAAGGAGCTCTTGATGCTAAGAGGGCTAAAATCTTCACTAAATTATTAAAGGAAATATCCGTAGCAGCCAAGGAAGGTGGCGATGATCCGGATGGTAATCCAAGATTGAGGTTAGCGGTTCAAAATGCTAAAGGTCAGAATGTTCCTAAAGATAATATCGAAAGAGCTATCAATAAAGGTAGCGGTAATGACGGCGCAGATTACACGGAGCTTACCTATGAAGGTTACGGCCCAAATGGAGTAGCGGTTTTCGTAGAATGTACTACTGATAATTTGAATAGAACAGTGGCAAGTGTCAGATCATTATTCTCTAAATATGGCGGTAGCTTGGGAGTAAATGGTTCTGTAGATTATATGTTCGATAGAAAAGGCATTTTTCTTATCAAACGAACTAAGCAGATGAACCAGGATGATTTAACGCTGGAGTTAATTGATGGTGGGGCAGAAGAGGCCGACTTTGATGATGAATACATCCATGTAACCACAGCCATGGAAGACTTTGGTAGTATGCAAACTAAGCTGGATGAAGTGAAATTGGAAGCAGAAACCGCCGAGCTACAGCGAATACCAACAAACTATGTGTCATTGGATGATGAGCAGTTTGAAAGCGTAATGAAATTAATTGATGCTTTGGAGGATGATGACGACGTGCAGAAAGTATATCACAATCTAGAGATCACTGATGAGCAGTTGGAGAGATTGTCCTAAATATTAAAAGCTGAATTTAAGCCTTATACAACAAAAAAGGAGACCTTTTGAGTCTCCTTTTTTGTTGGGTTGTATATAAATTACTTAGCTAACTTAGCGATAAGATCAGCTACTCTGTTAGAGTAACCAGCCTCGTTGTCATACCAAGAAACAACTTTCACTAGGTTGCCATTCACAGACGTCATTTGTGAATCAAAGATTGAAGAGTGAGAGTTTCCAACTATATCAGTAGAAACGATCGGATCTTCAGTATACTCAAGGATACCTTTCATTGGTCCTTCAGCAGCTTCTTTCATTGCAGCATTGATTTCCTCTACAGTAACTTCTTTGTTCAATACACAAACAAGGTCAGTTAATGAACCTGTAGGAGTTGGTACTCTTACTGCGTTACCATCTAATTTACCTTTAAGAGAAGGAAGAACTAAACCTACAGCTTTAGCAGCACCTGTAGTAGTAGGAACAATGTTAAGTGCAGCAGCTCTTGCTCTTCTTAAGTCAGAGTGAGGAGCATCCTGTAAGTTCTGATCAGCAGTGTAAGCGTGGATAGTGGTGATGAAACCTTTTTCCAAACCAAACTTGTCATTAAGAACTTTAGCTACAGGAGCAAGACAGTTAGTAGTACAAGAAGCGTTAGATAATACTTCTTCTTCACCAGTAAGAATATCATCGTTAACACCTAATACTACAGTAGGTATATTTCCTTTAGCAGGAGCAGAGATAACTACTTTCTTTGCGCCAGCTTGAATGTGCTTCTTAGAGCCTGCTTCATCAACGAATCTACCAGTAGATTCAAGAACGATATCCACACCTAAATCACCCCAAGGCAATTGAGCTGGATCTCTTTCCGCAAGAACTTTAATAGATTTACCGTTTATTATAAAACCTTCGTCGTTAGTTTCAACTGTTCCGTCAAACTTGCCGTGGATAGAGTCATATTTTAAAAGGTGGGCAAGTGTAGCGATATCAGTAAGATCGTTTATGGCTACTACTTCTATGTTATCCTTTTGTAGTAATGATTTGAATGCCAATCGGCCAATTCTA
This genomic interval carries:
- a CDS encoding YebC/PmpR family DNA-binding transcriptional regulator, whose product is MSGHSKWSTIKRKKGALDAKRAKIFTKLLKEISVAAKEGGDDPDGNPRLRLAVQNAKGQNVPKDNIERAINKGSGNDGADYTELTYEGYGPNGVAVFVECTTDNLNRTVASVRSLFSKYGGSLGVNGSVDYMFDRKGIFLIKRTKQMNQDDLTLELIDGGAEEADFDDEYIHVTTAMEDFGSMQTKLDEVKLEAETAELQRIPTNYVSLDDEQFESVMKLIDALEDDDDVQKVYHNLEITDEQLERLS
- the gap gene encoding type I glyceraldehyde-3-phosphate dehydrogenase, yielding MTKVAINGFGRIGRLAFKSLLQKDNIEVVAINDLTDIATLAHLLKYDSIHGKFDGTVETNDEGFIINGKSIKVLAERDPAQLPWGDLGVDIVLESTGRFVDEAGSKKHIQAGAKKVVISAPAKGNIPTVVLGVNDDILTGEEEVLSNASCTTNCLAPVAKVLNDKFGLEKGFITTIHAYTADQNLQDAPHSDLRRARAAALNIVPTTTGAAKAVGLVLPSLKGKLDGNAVRVPTPTGSLTDLVCVLNKEVTVEEINAAMKEAAEGPMKGILEYTEDPIVSTDIVGNSHSSIFDSQMTSVNGNLVKVVSWYDNEAGYSNRVADLIAKLAK
- a CDS encoding DMT family transporter; protein product: MNVFVKLVPDIPAVEVVLFRSAVSFILSLVILKSSGVNIWGKNKPILLARGAAGAVALVLYFATIQAIPLASAVTLQFLSPIFTSILGIFIVKEKVKPLQWLFFLVAFIGILMIKGFDDRISSWFLGIGVVAAALSGLAYNFIRKLNTSEHPLVIVFYFPLVTMPVTGIYSAFDWVPPVGWQWFFLLMIGLLTQVAQYFMTKSYQLEELSKVSSLQYLNIIYALLYGWLIFRESFNVMTYAGMLVVIVGVVLNVWYKHSLTVRKSTE